The Patescibacteria group bacterium DNA segment AAAATTATACCACAACTGCAAGCGCCCCTGAAAAGAATCACTAACCAAAAACTAATCCCTGCCAGAAGCCAGCAAGCGCCTTTGGCGGAAACTCCAACCAGTATCCCTGAGCAGAATCGAACTGCTATCTCAACCTCCGGAGGGTTGCGTTTTGTCCATTAAACTACAGGGACATCAAAACTTTGCCATCTTTGATTTTTCTGCTCCTTTCTGGTCAATAATAATTAAAGCATGAAAATCCTGATACAGCCGATAATCTTTAGGCAAATTTTTTTCAAATAAATTCTTTAAATAATCATAGGTTAAATTTTTCGCCAAACGATGTTTTTTTACCCAGCGGCGAGTGTATTCATCAATAACAAAACTTGGTTTATCGCAACCGTAGAGCAAAATTGAATCAGCAGTTTCCGGGCCAATACCATAAAGCGAGAGCAGTTTTTTTCTCGCGACAATTAAATCTTCTTTTAAAAAACCTTTTAAGCCGGCATAGTCTTTGATTAAAAAAGAACATAAATCCTTTAATCGTTTGGACTTAACGATATAAAACCCGGCTGGTTTAATTAACTTTGCTAAAAATTTTTCTTTTAGTCCGACAATTTTCTTAATTGACAGAACGTCGATCCGATCTAAATTTTTCAGAGCCAACTCGGCATTATGCCAGGTGGTTCTTTGGGTTAAAACTGCGC contains these protein-coding regions:
- a CDS encoding endonuclease, with protein sequence MKNRIYSLYQKLLNQYDQPVGYWPNWCARNKTLKQKEIIIISAVLTQRTTWHNAELALKNLDRIDVLSIKKIVGLKEKFLAKLIKPAGFYIVKSKRLKDLCSFLIKDYAGLKGFLKEDLIVARKKLLSLYGIGPETADSILLYGCDKPSFVIDEYTRRWVKKHRLAKNLTYDYLKNLFEKNLPKDYRLYQDFHALIIIDQKGAEKSKMAKF